In 'Nostoc azollae' 0708, the following are encoded in one genomic region:
- a CDS encoding iron uptake porin, giving the protein MTKLFWNVLKVSPVIAATFLSANSVIAAEVNEEQASTFAQLSKEANNIGQVTSVSQFSDVQPTDWAFQALQSLVERYRCIAGYPNGTYRGSRAMTRYEFAAGLNACLDRVNELIATATPDLVNKQDLATLQRLQEEFSAELATLRGRVDALEARTAELEANQFSTTTKLKGEAIFSVSQAFGGKQADITDGNGDNDDLNSNATFSNRVRLSLESSFMGTDTLQTRLEAKNIVENDAVTGTNMTRLGYDGVTTAGNSVRIDKLNYAFNFGEKIRVKIDAVGAELNENVNVFNPDFRSSASGALSRYGRFSPIYRQAGDGAGITVDISPSDKFTLSAAYLATGRNDAADPSDGEGVFDGSNTIFGQLAFKPNKAFNIGLAYARTYQTANDVNLFGSTGTTLANNPCSDAKTEADNYGLQFTFNPNAKITLGGWVGYTTANVLTGDTSRDANMFYWGTTLGIKDFGREGNTLGLIFGQPPRITDSTKNISNTDSNATSYHAEALYKMKISDNILITPGLLVIINPEHNDSNDTIYVGTLRTTFSF; this is encoded by the coding sequence ATGACAAAACTATTTTGGAATGTTCTGAAAGTAAGTCCAGTTATTGCAGCTACTTTTCTGTCTGCTAATAGTGTGATCGCTGCTGAAGTTAACGAAGAACAAGCAAGCACTTTTGCTCAGTTGTCCAAAGAAGCTAACAACATAGGTCAAGTAACATCCGTTTCTCAATTTTCCGACGTGCAACCCACAGACTGGGCGTTCCAAGCTTTGCAGTCTTTGGTTGAGCGTTACCGTTGTATTGCAGGTTATCCCAACGGGACATACCGTGGTAGTCGTGCTATGACTCGGTATGAATTTGCAGCTGGTTTGAATGCCTGCTTAGACCGAGTTAACGAACTGATTGCTACAGCTACCCCTGACCTGGTAAACAAACAAGATTTAGCTACCTTGCAGCGTTTACAAGAAGAATTTTCTGCTGAATTGGCAACTCTGCGCGGTCGTGTAGATGCTCTAGAAGCGCGTACGGCTGAATTAGAAGCTAATCAGTTTTCTACTACCACCAAGCTGAAGGGTGAAGCTATTTTCAGCGTGTCTCAGGCTTTTGGTGGTAAGCAGGCTGATATCACAGATGGTAACGGTGATAATGATGACTTAAACAGCAACGCAACTTTCTCCAATAGGGTAAGATTGAGCTTAGAAAGCAGCTTCATGGGGACAGATACACTGCAAACCCGGTTGGAAGCGAAAAATATTGTCGAGAACGATGCTGTTACAGGAACTAACATGACCCGTCTGGGCTATGACGGTGTTACAACTGCTGGTAATAGCGTCAGAATTGATAAACTAAACTACGCTTTCAATTTTGGTGAAAAAATCCGCGTCAAAATTGATGCTGTAGGTGCTGAGTTGAACGAAAACGTCAACGTCTTCAACCCTGATTTCAGGAGCAGTGCTTCAGGCGCTCTCTCCCGTTATGGAAGGTTCAGCCCCATCTATCGTCAAGCTGGTGATGGTGCAGGTATCACTGTTGATATCAGCCCTAGTGATAAATTTACGTTGAGTGCAGCTTATCTTGCTACAGGTAGAAATGATGCGGCTGATCCATCTGATGGTGAAGGTGTATTCGATGGTAGTAATACAATTTTTGGTCAGTTAGCATTCAAGCCCAATAAAGCTTTTAATATAGGTTTAGCCTACGCTCGGACTTATCAGACTGCTAATGACGTAAACTTATTTGGCAGCACTGGAACCACCCTTGCTAATAATCCTTGCAGTGATGCTAAAACTGAAGCTGACAACTACGGTTTACAATTTACCTTCAATCCCAATGCCAAGATCACATTAGGTGGTTGGGTTGGTTACACCACAGCTAATGTTCTAACTGGTGACACCAGCAGAGATGCAAATATGTTTTACTGGGGTACTACCCTTGGTATTAAAGACTTCGGTAGAGAAGGTAACACCTTGGGTTTAATCTTCGGACAACCACCCAGAATTACTGATAGTACCAAGAATATTAGTAATACAGACAGCAACGCTACTTCCTATCATGCAGAGGCTCTCTACAAGATGAAGATTTCCGACAACATTCTGATTACCCCTGGTTTGTTGGTGATCATCAACCCTGAACACAACGATAGCAACGACACAATTTATGTAGGTACTCTGCGTACGACCTTCAGTTTCTAA
- the phoU gene encoding phosphate signaling complex protein PhoU codes for MKAVINNTNPENTPPTRAIKRLERDVLRMGALVEQSFRLSHQALFARDLTAAEELPRLDKKIDRFYRQIESDCTSIITLQAPTAQDLRCLSAFMQLVRDLERIGDYAKDLAEIAIKIFPYPPHASLPEIALMSNNAQAMLATSLLALADLDEINGRRLKYLDDDVDHAYNQLYHTLAHQKDVPGVIEPILLLTLAIRCLERMADHATNIGQRVAYIVTGQR; via the coding sequence GTGAAAGCTGTCATTAATAATACCAATCCCGAAAATACTCCGCCTACACGAGCGATTAAGCGATTAGAACGTGATGTATTACGTATGGGAGCTTTAGTAGAACAGTCATTCCGGCTTAGTCACCAAGCCTTATTTGCCCGTGACCTAACAGCAGCTGAAGAACTTCCCAGACTAGATAAGAAAATAGATCGCTTTTATAGACAAATAGAATCTGACTGTACATCCATCATAACATTGCAAGCACCTACGGCTCAAGACCTGCGTTGTTTAAGTGCTTTTATGCAATTAGTACGGGATTTAGAGCGGATTGGGGATTATGCCAAAGATTTAGCCGAAATAGCCATTAAAATATTTCCTTATCCACCTCATGCTTCTCTACCAGAAATTGCACTCATGTCTAACAATGCCCAAGCAATGTTAGCAACCAGCTTACTAGCTTTAGCAGATTTAGATGAAATCAATGGTCGGCGGCTCAAGTATTTAGATGATGACGTAGATCATGCTTATAATCAATTATACCATACCCTAGCACACCAAAAAGATGTTCCAGGAGTAATTGAGCCAATTTTACTCCTAACATTAGCAATTCGCTGTTTAGAACGAATGGCAGATCACGCTACCAATATTGGCCAACGAGTAGCATATATAGTCACAGGACAACGGTAG
- the serS gene encoding serine--tRNA ligase, with protein MLDIKQIRENPQLVQYKLNSRSGKYDIQSILDLSQKQRELEAKRNELQARSNEIGKLVGQKVKSGVNPQDPEIQPLKEEGNALKITLSELEPQEKELKAQIQELLLALPNLPSDSTPMGASEEDNPEVRRWGDQYKRENPNILPHWEIGEKLGILNFERAVKIAQSRFVSLIGTGAALERALIQFMLSKHIQAGYIEVSPPLLVNTDSLTGTGQLPKFAEESFKCADDELWLIPTAEVPVTNFYRGEIINAEELPIYHCAYTPCFRREAGSYGRDMRGLIRLHQFNKVELVKLVKPENSFDELEKLVESAESILQALKLPYRVINLCTADVGFGATKTYDLEVWLPYSSKYREISSCSNCGDFQARRADIRFKEAGKKGTQFVHTLNGSGLAVGRTMAAILENYQQPDGTIQVPEVLQVYLGREVL; from the coding sequence ATGCTAGATATTAAACAAATTAGAGAAAATCCCCAACTCGTACAATACAAGTTGAACAGTCGTAGTGGTAAATACGATATTCAGTCTATATTAGATTTGAGTCAGAAACAACGGGAACTAGAAGCAAAACGTAATGAACTGCAAGCCCGTAGTAATGAAATTGGTAAACTGGTAGGACAAAAGGTAAAATCTGGTGTTAATCCTCAAGACCCAGAAATCCAACCTTTAAAGGAAGAAGGAAACGCCCTCAAAATCACATTAAGCGAATTAGAACCCCAGGAAAAAGAATTAAAAGCGCAAATTCAAGAATTACTCTTAGCGCTGCCTAACCTTCCTAGTGATTCTACCCCCATGGGTGCAAGTGAAGAAGATAACCCAGAAGTGAGAAGATGGGGAGATCAATATAAACGGGAAAATCCGAATATTTTACCTCATTGGGAAATCGGCGAAAAATTGGGAATTTTGAACTTTGAAAGAGCAGTAAAAATTGCCCAAAGTCGGTTTGTGAGTCTTATTGGTACTGGTGCAGCATTAGAAAGAGCATTAATTCAGTTTATGCTCAGTAAACATATTCAAGCTGGGTATATAGAAGTTAGTCCACCGTTGTTAGTAAATACAGATTCTTTAACCGGAACAGGACAATTACCGAAGTTTGCAGAAGAAAGTTTTAAATGTGCAGATGATGAATTGTGGTTAATACCAACTGCGGAAGTTCCTGTGACTAACTTTTATCGAGGAGAAATTATCAACGCGGAAGAATTACCAATTTATCACTGTGCATATACTCCTTGTTTTCGTCGGGAAGCGGGAAGTTATGGACGTGATATGCGGGGTTTAATTCGTTTGCACCAATTCAATAAAGTTGAGTTGGTGAAATTAGTAAAACCGGAAAATTCTTTTGATGAATTGGAAAAATTAGTAGAAAGTGCAGAGTCAATTTTACAGGCTTTAAAATTGCCTTATCGGGTGATTAATTTGTGTACTGCTGATGTAGGTTTTGGGGCAACAAAGACTTATGATTTAGAGGTTTGGTTGCCTTATTCTAGTAAGTATCGAGAGATTTCTAGTTGTTCTAATTGCGGTGATTTTCAAGCAAGAAGGGCGGATATCCGCTTTAAGGAAGCTGGTAAAAAAGGAACGCAGTTTGTGCATACTTTGAATGGTTCTGGTTTGGCCGTAGGAAGGACTATGGCGGCGATTTTGGAGAATTATCAGCAACCAGATGGGACGATTCAAGTACCGGAGGTGTTGCAGGTTTATTTGGGTAGGGAGGTTTTGTAA
- a CDS encoding S-layer homology domain-containing protein yields the protein MFTLNPLQSKIALFMAVSITVGTVAPLMTVAPSFAQTSFSDVSSNYWASQFIQQLSQRGVIAGFPDGTFRAEEPVTRAQFAAMINKAFSKSAQRQPINFNDVPSNYWAYSAIRQAYTIGFLSGYPGNTFKPNQAIPREQVLVSLANGLDYVATSNVEYTLQYYNDSASISGYARSPIAAATDRKIVVNYPNVKFLNPGVTATRAQVAAFIYQALVSSNQASAINSPYIVSLVTPPPPPISVTIPQGTIIPVKYEKAGKILVTKDETAPLTLTTSQNVITQDGTVVIPAGSEIIGELRPGQGGSQFIAQKLILTTGKEYNLVASSDVITKTETVKKGISTSSIIKNTVLGAGAAAAVSAVTGDRAIATEEVLGGAGIGALIGILFGRNSVDLIAIEPNTDLEMTINQNLVVSLQ from the coding sequence ATGTTTACTTTAAATCCCTTGCAATCCAAAATAGCCTTATTCATGGCTGTGAGTATCACGGTAGGTACTGTAGCACCTTTGATGACTGTTGCACCTTCTTTTGCTCAAACCAGTTTTTCTGATGTTTCATCTAACTACTGGGCATCACAATTTATACAACAGTTATCACAACGGGGTGTAATTGCAGGATTTCCAGATGGTACATTCCGTGCAGAAGAGCCTGTGACACGGGCACAATTTGCTGCCATGATTAATAAAGCTTTTAGCAAGTCTGCACAGCGGCAGCCAATCAATTTTAACGATGTACCCAGTAATTATTGGGCATATAGCGCCATTAGACAAGCTTATACCATCGGTTTCTTATCTGGATATCCGGGCAATACTTTCAAACCTAATCAAGCTATTCCCCGTGAACAGGTTTTAGTTTCCCTGGCTAACGGTTTGGACTATGTTGCTACCAGTAATGTGGAATATACTTTACAGTACTACAACGATTCTGCTAGTATCTCTGGCTATGCTCGCAGTCCGATCGCAGCAGCAACTGATAGAAAAATTGTTGTTAACTATCCTAATGTTAAGTTTCTCAATCCTGGTGTGACTGCTACTAGGGCGCAGGTAGCAGCTTTTATTTATCAAGCATTGGTTAGTTCTAATCAAGCTTCTGCGATTAATTCACCTTATATTGTTTCTCTAGTTACGCCACCACCACCACCCATATCTGTAACCATTCCTCAAGGAACTATTATTCCTGTGAAGTATGAAAAGGCTGGCAAAATCCTCGTTACCAAAGATGAAACTGCACCTTTAACTCTAACAACATCACAAAATGTCATTACCCAAGATGGTACAGTAGTTATTCCTGCTGGTAGTGAGATAATAGGTGAACTTAGACCTGGTCAAGGTGGTTCTCAATTTATTGCTCAAAAATTAATTTTGACGACAGGAAAAGAATATAATCTTGTTGCTAGTTCTGATGTGATCACCAAAACTGAAACTGTTAAAAAAGGAATTAGCACCAGTTCAATTATCAAAAATACTGTATTGGGTGCAGGTGCAGCAGCAGCAGTATCTGCGGTGACAGGCGATCGCGCTATTGCCACAGAAGAAGTCCTTGGAGGTGCTGGTATTGGGGCGCTAATTGGTATTTTATTTGGTAGAAATAGCGTTGATTTAATTGCCATTGAACCTAATACAGATTTAGAAATGACAATTAATCAAAACTTAGTAGTTTCTCTACAATAG
- a CDS encoding sensor histidine kinase, which translates to MLLLGFVLGLAVGFGFWLWQQIQLNRYLERVLQPLGSHSGKIGLPLLPCLRQEMSTVKQQHQDLQLSLQTYKELLDFAPLGYLQVDEENQLLWCNQQAREILHLHRWEPGQVRLLLELVRSYELDQLIEQTRDWQKPQVREWIFHPSLDNPKAMLELKPLALQAFTLPLPQREVGVFLENRQPLLDMNHQRDRSFSDLAHELRTPLTSIRLVAETLQTRLEPPLDRWVNRLMQEVDRLINLVQSWLELTEIETNSTMVLNLESVDVRSLIASVWETIEPLTQNQHLSISYTGTQKICIQADKSRMYQVFVNLLDNSIKYSPADTTIFIEMKVISVNEFIMGDRFSQALEINIIDSGIGFATTDLPHVFERFYRGDKARHHESLPEGKTITAITGSGLGLAIVQQIIIAHGGIIKAMNHPDTGGAWIQIQLPEVVANSPRQDYS; encoded by the coding sequence ATGCTTTTATTGGGATTTGTGCTGGGTTTGGCAGTGGGTTTTGGTTTTTGGCTTTGGCAACAGATTCAACTCAACAGGTATTTGGAGCGAGTTCTCCAGCCTCTGGGCTCCCATTCTGGTAAGATAGGGTTGCCGCTGCTTCCCTGCTTGCGACAGGAAATGTCAACTGTGAAGCAACAGCACCAAGATTTGCAGTTATCATTGCAAACCTATAAGGAACTGCTAGATTTTGCTCCGTTGGGATATTTGCAAGTAGATGAAGAAAACCAACTATTGTGGTGTAATCAGCAGGCTAGGGAAATATTACATCTTCACAGGTGGGAACCGGGACAGGTGCGTTTGTTGCTGGAGTTGGTAAGATCCTATGAATTGGATCAGTTAATTGAACAAACTCGTGATTGGCAAAAGCCGCAAGTGCGAGAATGGATTTTTCATCCTTCTCTTGATAATCCTAAGGCGATGTTGGAGTTAAAGCCTTTAGCTTTACAGGCTTTTACCTTGCCTTTGCCTCAAAGAGAGGTGGGAGTATTTTTAGAAAATCGTCAACCATTGCTGGATATGAATCACCAGCGTGATCGCTCTTTTTCTGATCTAGCCCATGAACTGAGAACACCTTTAACTTCCATTCGGTTGGTAGCGGAAACTCTGCAAACACGCTTAGAACCACCTTTAGACCGTTGGGTTAACCGCTTGATGCAGGAAGTTGACCGGCTGATTAATTTGGTGCAAAGCTGGTTAGAACTGACGGAAATAGAAACTAATTCGACGATGGTGCTGAATCTGGAATCGGTGGATGTGCGATCACTCATTGCATCGGTTTGGGAAACAATAGAACCATTAACACAAAATCAGCATTTAAGTATTTCTTATACTGGAACACAAAAGATCTGCATTCAAGCCGATAAATCCCGGATGTACCAGGTATTTGTCAATTTATTGGATAACAGCATTAAATACAGCCCTGCGGATACAACTATTTTCATTGAAATGAAAGTGATCTCAGTCAATGAATTTATTATGGGCGATCGTTTCTCTCAAGCCCTAGAAATTAATATCATAGATTCTGGTATTGGTTTTGCAACCACAGATTTACCCCATGTCTTTGAGCGGTTTTACCGAGGAGATAAAGCCAGACATCATGAGTCACTTCCCGAAGGGAAAACAATAACAGCAATTACAGGTAGTGGTTTGGGTTTGGCAATTGTCCAGCAAATAATCATTGCCCATGGTGGTATTATCAAGGCCATGAACCATCCAGACACCGGAGGCGCTTGGATACAAATTCAACTCCCTGAAGTCGTGGCAAACTCGCCAAGGCAAGATTATAGTTAA
- a CDS encoding DUF3611 family protein encodes MSQNSETPSSNLRVIAQNFRLAGWISFWIQLVLGVISGIIVLLFAIFSQRSGSPNNNPGTGFGVFLAICGLVVLGAGIYLAYRYTRIGKQLDSSNPTNRPRKLETLQVLRLGLWVNLAGILVTLLGAQAIVGTLVARSISPQAVTTQLFDPTRIISGLDMLVVQANINTVSAHFSGLVASLFLLNRITK; translated from the coding sequence ATGTCACAAAACTCCGAAACACCATCCTCTAATCTTCGGGTAATTGCCCAAAATTTCCGCTTGGCAGGTTGGATTAGTTTCTGGATTCAACTTGTACTAGGTGTTATTTCTGGGATAATAGTCTTATTATTTGCCATCTTCAGTCAAAGATCAGGAAGTCCAAATAACAATCCTGGAACAGGATTTGGTGTATTTCTGGCCATTTGCGGACTAGTTGTTTTAGGTGCGGGCATTTACTTAGCCTACCGTTATACCAGAATTGGCAAACAACTAGATTCCTCAAATCCTACCAATCGCCCCCGCAAATTGGAAACCTTGCAGGTATTAAGATTGGGATTATGGGTGAATTTAGCAGGAATACTCGTGACACTTTTGGGAGCGCAAGCGATAGTTGGTACACTGGTAGCTAGGTCAATATCTCCACAAGCTGTAACAACCCAACTCTTTGACCCCACTCGGATTATTAGTGGTTTAGATATGCTAGTAGTCCAGGCAAACATAAATACTGTATCAGCGCATTTCTCAGGGCTTGTAGCTTCGCTATTCCTGTTAAATCGCATTACTAAGTAA
- a CDS encoding GAF domain-containing sensor histidine kinase — translation MLMSASSDFIALCREQISLLTQGLGASLIVVYLTQDFVDTPRGEAQFIPVLVYPETAVLRQGDQLNQVMVNQQTQFGHVLALPNQGGKLLTAGSAASESSEKSGSTNTAQPHLESEDIFTGNQIVSPLIYEGMMMGLLVIGRDDRAWNEREENEIQAIAKILAIACILDQRRAWLQQQLHQQQVLQEEQRDLLDNLLHQFRNPLTAIRTFGKLLFKRLRPADQNRDVATSIVRESDRLQELLQQFDQVIDLTSSDLTAIPLPESKVVVEASVEKDAKPPLLLPGTGEDVTDCYLTDLLLPLLISAQAIAQERNLELIADIPENLPLVKANIKALREVLSNIIDNALKYTPAGGSIWIQAGQKKANFQGIAINDNGPGIPAEDLQHLGERRYRGVQAQTEIPGTGLGIAIAKQLIAQMHGEIEVFSPAFNSNISSVQHPGTTFIIWLPEVKNYSLRIGH, via the coding sequence ATGTTAATGTCTGCCAGTTCTGATTTTATTGCTCTGTGTCGAGAGCAAATTTCGCTATTAACCCAAGGACTGGGAGCGTCTTTGATTGTTGTATATTTAACACAAGATTTCGTAGATACACCTAGAGGTGAGGCACAATTTATTCCTGTGTTAGTTTACCCAGAAACAGCAGTATTAAGGCAGGGGGATCAGCTAAATCAGGTGATGGTCAATCAACAAACACAATTTGGTCATGTTTTAGCATTACCAAATCAAGGGGGAAAGTTGTTGACAGCAGGATCTGCTGCTTCTGAGTCGTCAGAGAAATCTGGAAGTACAAATACAGCACAACCCCATCTAGAAAGTGAGGATATTTTTACTGGTAATCAAATTGTCTCACCTTTGATTTATGAAGGGATGATGATGGGGTTGTTGGTGATAGGAAGGGATGATCGAGCTTGGAATGAAAGGGAAGAAAATGAAATACAGGCGATCGCCAAAATTTTGGCGATCGCCTGTATTTTAGATCAGCGTCGGGCATGGTTGCAACAGCAGTTGCATCAACAGCAAGTTCTGCAAGAAGAACAACGGGATTTATTAGATAATCTATTGCACCAGTTTCGCAACCCTTTAACGGCAATACGCACTTTTGGTAAATTGCTGTTTAAGCGACTGCGACCAGCAGACCAGAATCGAGATGTGGCTACTAGTATTGTACGAGAGAGCGATCGCCTCCAAGAATTGCTGCAACAGTTTGATCAAGTCATTGATCTAACCAGTTCAGATTTAACAGCTATCCCTCTCCCAGAATCTAAGGTTGTTGTTGAAGCATCTGTGGAGAAAGATGCCAAGCCACCGCTATTATTGCCGGGAACAGGAGAAGATGTTACTGATTGCTACTTAACAGATTTATTATTACCATTATTAATATCGGCTCAAGCAATTGCCCAAGAGCGAAATCTGGAATTGATAGCTGATATCCCTGAAAATTTACCGTTAGTAAAAGCTAATATCAAAGCATTAAGAGAAGTTTTAAGTAATATTATTGATAATGCTCTGAAATATACACCTGCTGGTGGATCAATTTGGATTCAAGCAGGACAAAAGAAAGCTAATTTTCAAGGCATAGCTATTAATGATAATGGACCCGGTATTCCAGCAGAAGATTTACAGCATTTGGGTGAAAGACGTTACCGTGGTGTCCAGGCACAAACAGAAATTCCTGGTACCGGTTTAGGAATTGCGATCGCTAAACAACTAATAGCACAAATGCACGGAGAAATAGAAGTCTTTAGTCCTGCATTTAACTCAAACATCTCTTCAGTTCAGCATCCAGGAACTACATTTATTATTTGGTTACCTGAAGTTAAAAATTACTCATTACGCATTGGGCATTAG
- a CDS encoding winged helix-turn-helix domain-containing protein yields MYTSHLSKCSAKADLGQTSRILVVEDEELIREMLVLALEGEGYEIITAADGRAAVEFLKSCESNSGESPFDLVVLDLMLPQINGLDICRLLRHQGNAVPILMLSAKGSETDRVLGLEVGADDYLTKPFSMRELVARCRALLRRQRLSNLPLIPVLKYKEISLNPQECRVLVRGKEVNLSPKEFRLLELFMSYARRVWSREQLLDQVWGPDFVGDSKTVDVHIRWLREKLEQDPSHPEYIVTVRGFGYRFG; encoded by the coding sequence ATGTATACTAGTCACTTAAGTAAATGTTCTGCTAAAGCGGATCTCGGTCAAACCAGCCGCATTCTAGTAGTTGAAGATGAAGAACTCATCCGGGAAATGCTAGTTCTGGCTTTGGAAGGAGAGGGTTATGAGATTATTACTGCTGCTGATGGCCGCGCAGCTGTGGAATTTCTCAAAAGTTGCGAATCTAATTCCGGGGAATCACCTTTTGATTTGGTGGTTTTGGATTTAATGCTACCGCAGATTAATGGACTCGATATTTGCCGCTTGCTGCGTCATCAAGGTAATGCTGTACCGATTTTGATGCTCAGTGCTAAGGGTAGTGAAACTGACAGAGTTCTAGGTTTAGAGGTTGGTGCAGATGATTACTTAACGAAACCTTTTAGTATGCGGGAGTTGGTGGCTCGCTGTCGCGCTTTACTGCGTCGTCAACGTTTAAGTAATTTGCCGCTGATACCTGTACTCAAGTATAAAGAGATTAGTTTAAATCCTCAAGAGTGTCGTGTGTTGGTTCGTGGCAAAGAGGTAAATCTATCACCAAAAGAATTCCGCTTGCTGGAACTGTTTATGAGTTATGCTCGTCGGGTATGGTCACGGGAGCAACTGCTAGATCAGGTTTGGGGTCCAGATTTTGTTGGTGATAGTAAAACTGTAGATGTTCATATCCGCTGGTTGCGGGAAAAGTTAGAGCAAGACCCCAGCCATCCAGAATATATTGTGACTGTGAGAGGTTTTGGCTATAGATTTGGCTAA
- a CDS encoding DUF3155 domain-containing protein, translated as MARRRKRKSRRRQEGRRILEHVPQYSIESGEDKPVTAARKFIQAEGILPPALLLVKRNEHTTDRYFWAEKGLFGAQYVEENHFLFPSLRVLEAPAGQELVTVASR; from the coding sequence TTGGCAAGGAGACGTAAACGGAAAAGTCGTCGTCGCCAAGAAGGACGACGCATCCTAGAACACGTGCCTCAGTACAGCATCGAAAGTGGCGAAGATAAACCGGTGACAGCAGCGAGAAAATTCATTCAAGCTGAAGGTATCTTGCCTCCTGCCTTGCTACTTGTAAAACGGAATGAACACACCACAGACCGTTATTTCTGGGCTGAAAAAGGTCTGTTTGGCGCTCAATACGTAGAAGAAAATCATTTCTTGTTCCCCAGCCTAAGAGTCCTGGAAGCTCCTGCTGGTCAAGAATTAGTGACTGTGGCTAGTCGTTAA
- a CDS encoding cofactor assembly of complex C subunit B encodes MDTAIVPSTFLLTLLLSVGLFFFIRASTKDRIEKAQLVSEQDEAALMTQLKEYFRSRSYRVISVDKDKNQVSFEGFVRPSWFLAVFLTFLAAVGLTCLSLVLSQLFSSQSPYLLALVLLSPLSGIFYWQKAGRLEKVSLKMEAIQNEQLSSSKITVIAHRDELAELQRALQLKTVD; translated from the coding sequence ATGGATACTGCTATTGTTCCATCTACTTTCCTGCTAACTTTGTTGTTATCGGTTGGGCTGTTTTTCTTTATCCGTGCTTCGACTAAAGACCGCATAGAAAAAGCGCAATTGGTATCTGAGCAAGATGAAGCTGCTTTGATGACCCAACTGAAGGAGTATTTTCGCTCACGGTCTTACCGAGTCATATCTGTTGATAAAGATAAGAATCAAGTATCTTTTGAAGGATTTGTCCGACCTAGCTGGTTCTTAGCTGTATTCTTGACTTTTTTAGCGGCTGTTGGCCTTACTTGTCTATCTCTAGTTTTATCCCAGCTTTTTTCTAGCCAGAGTCCGTATTTGCTGGCTTTAGTGCTGTTATCACCATTAAGTGGTATATTTTATTGGCAAAAAGCTGGAAGACTTGAGAAGGTGTCACTAAAAATGGAAGCAATCCAAAACGAACAACTCTCCTCAAGTAAAATCACTGTTATTGCTCATCGAGATGAACTTGCTGAGTTACAGAGGGCTTTACAGTTAAAGACGGTTGATTGA